The Candidatus Stygibacter australis genome segment GCATCCCAAATTAGGTTCACTTCACTATCTTCTGCATTAGCTTCTGCAATCACATCATCAACAGGGAAAGTAATCTCATTAACGATTACGTCTCCCAGATCAAGGTTAGCAGTACCAAGATTTACCTCACCCACATAAGTTTCATATCCCTCAGTTACTATTATTAACTGATAAACAGCATTACTATAAGCACCACTAAATGTGAAATAACCGTCATTATCGGAAACTGTATCATAATTCTCAATTCCGTCAAGGCTGAGTTCTGCATTAGCAATTCCAACGGTTGGATTATCGCTGCCTACCACTCTTCCGGTGATGTCAGCATTCTCAAAAGGATCAAGATTAAAATCCTGCTGTATGGTCTCATCTTCTAAAAGTGTCACCATTACAGTTTCATCATAATATCCAAAAATATTTACGTAAACTTCATAGTCACCGGCAAATAATCCCGAAAACTCATAATAACCGTTAGCATCCGTTAGAGCTGTAAATCGTCCCTGCGGGGTCATTTCCACATTTACACCCTCAATACCTTCATTTGTTGTTGAATCATAAACATAGCCATTAAGCGAACCAACCCCATCAACATCAATTACAAACTGCGTATTTGGTACCCAGGAACGCATTGATGGTGATGCCGGAGGAAAATAAGGATCATAATCGATAGTATCACTTGCTTTAGAAAGTGAGCGTCCTTCATGTTCCGGCGTATCTTCATAGTAAAAGTCATTATCGTTTTCATAATATTCAGTATCCATCACACGCTCAACCATGACAACAAGGTTGTCACCATTATAAATATATGGCTCATCAAATATGATTTGTAATTCGCCTTCACCTGTTGTAAAACTCAGATTCCCGCTAAATACCTGTGTCAATAATCCAGCAGATATCCACGTTTCCGGTAAAGCGTCTAATGTTGTCTCACCCATCCAGATATTAAAGGGTAAATCAGACAGGTTTTGCCTAAAATAGTAAGAATAAGTCATTTCAGTAATTTCACCGGTAATTGCACCACCATTAATCCCACCTGCTGCAATTTCATCTGCAAAGTAAATGGATTCAGATAGACCGTTCTTCCACCAGAAATTTATTGGTATATAGTAATCTGCCGTTGTCCCATTTCCAACCTGAATTACTTCTGCTAACAACGGGACAGAAAATAACACTAATAACAGTAAAATAATATGTTTCTTCATAAAAATTCTCCTTTGTTAATAATATATCTTAACAAAAATACTCTATTTTATTACTTATTAAAGATATTTACCATTACATAAATACCTGAAAGCAATTAAACCCAAGAAACCCGATCCCATTTTTTCTTATAATTATATTTTCCCCAAAAACTAAATTGTATATTTCAACTCTGAAAAGTTATGTCAAGAACCTTTTTATTTTCTTAACTGGAATCCACCAGCCTTCATTATGACTAAATATTATTCTCCGTGTTATCTGCGGTAAGAAAACATTCCATTATCATAACCTCAATTTTATTTAGCCGCGAACAAACGCGAACAATTTTATTGAAATACCAGCCAAGTTTACTTCTCACCCTCTCATCTTCGTTTATTCCAGCTCTGATTACATTACACATTTAATTTTACATTTTACATTTTACATTTTCAATTTTCAATTATTCCCCCCTCTCATCTTCACACCTTCGTTTACTCCCCAGCCCTGATTAATTATATTTCGCAAATACAACCACAGTACATCTGTTAAAATATATTAATGTAAGTGATATTAATACACTTGTAACCCACAGGGGACCCACAGGGAGGGTACAGGGAGTATTACTTAAGACAGTAAAGCATTATAACTTATTGCTTGTCAGGGAGTAATATAGTAATTAATCACTTTAAGAGTAAAATCCGGAATTATTTTCAGTTATGTGATTGAAAATGTATTTATTTAGATGAAATGTTGATAGTATTTCTGGGGTATCTTGAGCATCAATTCCAGCTCTGGATTACATTTTATTACATTTAATCACTCCTTCGCGCCCTCGTTTACTCCCCAGTCAATTCCGCTGCAATCAACTCTGCCTGCTTAAGCACTGTCTCAGTAGCCAGCTTCTGCATATCAGGTGGATATCCAAATTGCCGTAAAGTCCGCTTTATGATCACTATCAACTTTGTTCTCACGCTTTACTTTGTTGTCCAGTCATTCAAATCACTCTTCTTCTTCAAGATTCAAGCCAAGTTGATTTGCTGATTCTTTGATTATTTTATAAGTTTTGCTGTTTTCTGTTAATGGATTAGCTTCAGTATTTTTGCCTTTAATGCTGATTTCAATTTCTACTTTATTTTTAACTAAAGGAATTATGAAGCTGGTAAATATCTGATTGTAGTTTTCCACGCTTACTTTGCCGTTTACTTGAATAGATTTAAATTGCCTGATTTCATCAGAATTCTGATCATTCGGCTCATCTTTTTTCCCTTTGGGATTATCTGTTGTATTTCCATTTTCGTCTTTTTTATCATCTTCCTGGGATTCTTCAGGTGATTTATAAGCTGATTTATCTAATATCCAGTAAGAATCATCTTCCACATCAAAATATGGTACATCTTCTTTGTAGAAGCAGTTCGTGAACACCTGTCCATCTCCGGCAGCGATACATAAAGCACCATTCAGGCAATACTTCTTTAAACTGGTTTCTACTGCTTCTTTTCTGCTGATCATAGGTTTATCATCAAACCTTAAGAATGCTTCATAGATATCTTTGACCTTAACAGGTTGACCTGATAATGGCAGCAGGTTATGAATCCGTAATAGATTATGTCCCAGTCCATCAATCAGCCATTCCTGTTCGCGCAACTCGCTAATAATATTTTGATTAAACTGTACAGCAAGGTTATCTTTAAAATGCCTGATCCTAAGCAGCTTTTGCTCTGTGTTCTGCTGTTTTATTACTAAAGAATAGGCACTTGCAATAGCCTTATCAGCCTGGGCAGATGTATCATCTATTTTTCGTCTAAGGTCGCTTTGTTTAGTGTTATCCAACTGGCTTCTATATTCATTATTGACCTTAAGGCAGGCAAGATAATCTCTGATCTCGGAATCTACGTGACTCTTACCGGACTCAGTACAAACCAGAAAGATAATAGTGTTTTTGTATATTCTCTCAGAATTGCCTTTTTTGCATGCAACTTTGCTAATGTAATTTTTTAACTCTCGATTTAGCTTTGGGGGATTGGCAAGGTAATCTGGGTGAGTGATAATTACAGTAAGATTTTTCTGTTCAGGTACATCTTCTGCAGGAGCAACCAGCACTCTAAAAAGTTCAATTCTATCTGCATATTTATTTAGTCTTTTGATAATCTCCACAGTGACAGAATCACTTTTAACATCTGCTCTCGCCTGATTTATGATAATATTAAGATTAGGCTCAGTAAAGAACCAGTATTTTTTGATGCCGGAACCCGCAGCAGCATAATGTAGATAATGGGCTCTTTCTTCCAGAGAATCGATAGCACCATTAATGCTGTTATGATTAATGCCACCGGGCTTAAGGATATCGAGCTTTATTTCTTTGATATTAAGACCTTTATTATAGCCCTCACCACCAAAACTGGAAAGCATTAAAGTGGAAGTAATTCCCTGAGTGAGTTCCACATTGCCATACTCCGGTCTATCACGATCAATCTTTGCAGCATTAGAATTTAT includes the following:
- a CDS encoding carboxypeptidase-like regulatory domain-containing protein → MKKHIILLLLVLFSVPLLAEVIQVGNGTTADYYIPINFWWKNGLSESIYFADEIAAGGINGGAITGEITEMTYSYYFRQNLSDLPFNIWMGETTLDALPETWISAGLLTQVFSGNLSFTTGEGELQIIFDEPYIYNGDNLVVMVERVMDTEYYENDNDFYYEDTPEHEGRSLSKASDTIDYDPYFPPASPSMRSWVPNTQFVIDVDGVGSLNGYVYDSTTNEGIEGVNVEMTPQGRFTALTDANGYYEFSGLFAGDYEVYVNIFGYYDETVMVTLLEDETIQQDFNLDPFENADITGRVVGSDNPTVGIANAELSLDGIENYDTVSDNDGYFTFSGAYSNAVYQLIIVTEGYETYVGEVNLGTANLDLGDVIVNEITFPVDDVIAEANAEDSEVNLIWDAPIFSTNEFFDFEDGNGEFTADMGWEWGIDSGTGNAT
- a CDS encoding DUF3387 domain-containing protein, whose amino-acid sequence is MRTKLIVIIKRTLRQFGYPPDMQKLATETVLKQAELIAAELTGE